One Hyalangium gracile genomic window carries:
- a CDS encoding SET domain-containing histone-lysine N-methyltransferase yields MSTAPETDAAIAHLIGWLEQGGAQVSPKMQVVSTGGGERGVFAREDIAPGELLLRLPRQRLVTVPDARATELGRLIEAKTGFQDPNLYLSVFLLQERERGDASPWKPFVDVQPPSFPTHPFSFQERDFALLKGSFVVELIKLQRKGLEEDHAYLSQQIPGFARFSFDDYLWAHLAVLTRVFGARLNGNQVICLAPFLDMMNDGIPWNCTWGWSPDGESLELKSGSAIAQGKELRITYGANSNLYLLRNYGFVHELNPNNVVMVPIEFSKEDPLMDEKRKLLGIKDLSFQHCFSLPLKPDAQRIIELFSELRILHAQAEEMALLQAAPDPLARAREPLSQRNELQVLRALGTSCAQRLALYETSVEEDTRLLRQENLSWTARNCILLRQGEKQILQVFAQAGG; encoded by the coding sequence ATGAGCACTGCACCGGAAACAGACGCGGCGATCGCCCACCTCATCGGCTGGCTCGAGCAGGGCGGCGCCCAGGTCTCCCCCAAGATGCAGGTGGTCTCCACCGGCGGCGGAGAGCGAGGCGTCTTCGCCCGTGAGGACATCGCTCCTGGCGAGCTGCTCCTGCGGCTGCCGCGCCAGCGCCTGGTCACCGTGCCGGACGCCCGCGCCACCGAGCTGGGCCGCCTCATCGAGGCCAAGACGGGGTTCCAGGATCCGAACCTGTACCTGTCCGTCTTCCTCCTCCAGGAGCGGGAGCGAGGGGACGCCTCCCCCTGGAAGCCCTTCGTGGATGTCCAGCCCCCGTCCTTCCCCACCCACCCCTTCTCCTTCCAGGAGCGTGACTTCGCCCTGCTGAAGGGCTCCTTCGTCGTGGAGCTGATCAAGCTGCAGCGCAAGGGCCTCGAGGAGGACCATGCCTACCTGAGCCAGCAGATCCCCGGGTTCGCTCGGTTCTCGTTCGACGACTACCTCTGGGCGCACCTCGCCGTGCTCACCCGCGTCTTCGGCGCCAGGCTGAACGGAAACCAGGTCATCTGCCTCGCGCCGTTCCTGGACATGATGAACGACGGCATCCCCTGGAACTGCACCTGGGGATGGTCGCCGGATGGCGAGTCCCTGGAGCTGAAGTCAGGCAGCGCCATCGCCCAGGGCAAGGAGCTGCGCATTACCTACGGCGCCAACAGCAACCTCTACCTGCTGCGCAACTACGGGTTCGTGCACGAACTCAACCCGAACAATGTCGTCATGGTGCCGATCGAGTTCTCCAAGGAGGATCCGCTCATGGACGAGAAGCGGAAGCTCCTGGGCATCAAGGACCTCTCCTTCCAGCACTGCTTCTCGCTGCCGCTCAAGCCGGATGCCCAGCGCATCATCGAGCTGTTCTCCGAGCTGCGCATCCTCCACGCCCAGGCCGAGGAGATGGCCCTGCTCCAGGCGGCCCCGGACCCGCTCGCCCGCGCCAGGGAGCCGTTGAGCCAGCGCAACGAGCTCCAGGTCCTCCGCGCCCTCGGCACGTCCTGCGCGCAGCGGCTCGCGCTCTACGAGACCTCCGTGGAGGAGGACACGCGGCTGCTGCGGCAGGAGAACCTCTCCTGGACGGCTCGCAACTGCATCCTGCTGCGGCAGGGGGAGAAGCAGATCCTCCAGGTGTTCGCCCAGGCCGGCGGGTAG